A portion of the Leptidea sinapis chromosome 13, ilLepSina1.1, whole genome shotgun sequence genome contains these proteins:
- the LOC126967482 gene encoding protein nessun dorma-like, translated as MGETQNVYVFKQSYSEIRNELFRVLGSGQTTAKDQFIMHAETVIEPVGWDAMWKLSKEFCNQFDQRAPCVVFVSVTSVNFEELTANVEVQSHTKKAIPKYVSDVSLTDLSPTVLQREETVNAEATAEFIHLLRFFYKHLWMPWDDQEKVFLPNTLEDRLRLWNELNTQVIPNCVARQIRSIRSSAITVYKKIQELDSSHNEGDMDSDDSMLATSSNDILLGAELNAKLDSLVSKWTLFENSLIRDQYVEKVKYMYQQNKNQKNVVALWQGGSMKEFEEISRYLQRHVRNDQTMSIMVSIEDGLALDPDEMVICSDEWEMPEIPVSQIFIRCFREQAHKPKTTIRAPEIRCCLLMMSEDCEIHNMTLCCKLLTTIIEMRDGRLHLKNCRLLDDSVADGQGDCTVGIKAFHGARILLEDCVLENFYTGIYLKQGAKIEMKNCKFNNCGVAIHMNFGSDVKLQSCTISNCAERSIRYDAGSSDHDELFKRLNVSDNCKIGSGDLLKEIQIVY; from the exons ATGGGggaa acgcAAAATGTTTATGTATTTAAACAAAGCTATTCTGAAATACGCAATGAACTATTTCGAGTCTTAGGTTCTGGTCAAACCACGGCTAAGGATCAATTTATTATGCACGCTGAGACAGTTATTGAACCAGTTGGTTGGGATGCTATGTGGAAACTTTCCAAGGAGTTTTGCAATCAATTTG ATCAAAGAGCACCATGTGTAGTGTTTGTATCTGTTACATCGGTAAACTTTGAAGAGCTCACGGCCAATGTTGAAGTGCAAAGTCATACAAAGAAAGCCATTCCAAAATATGTTTCTGATGTTTCATTAACAGATCTATCCCCAACAGTATTGCAAAGAGAAGAAACTGTAAATGCAGAGGCAACAGCTGAGTTTATCCACCTCCTCAG GTTTTTCTACAAACATCTTTGGATGCCATGGGATGATCAGGAAAAAGTGTTTTTGCCGAATACATTAGAAGATCGATTGAGATTATGGAATGAACTTAACACTCAAGTTATACCAAACTGTGTTGCCCGCCAGATCAGAAGTATTAGGAGCAGTGCTATTACAGTGTACAAGAAAATTCAGGAACTTGATTCATCACATAATGAAGGAGATATGGACTCAGATG ATTCTATGCTTGCAACTTCATCAAATGATATATTACTTGGTGCAGAGTTAAACGCCAAATTGGATAGTCTTGTCTCAAAATGGACTCTATTTGAAAACTCATTGATCAGGGATCAATATGTAGAGAAAGTTAAATACATGTATCAACAAAACAAGAATCAAAAGAAT GTTGTAGCTTTGTGGCAGGGAGGAAGTATGAAGGAATTTGAAGAAATATCCAGGTACCTTCAGAGACATGTCAGAAATGATCAAACCATGAGTATCATGGTCTCCATTGAAGATGGCCTGGCTCTAGACCCGGATGAGATGGTGATTTGTTCTGATGAATGGGAAATGCCCGAGATTCCAGTGTCCCAGATATTTATACGCTGCTTCAGAGAACAGGCACATAAGCCAA AGACCACCATAAGAGCACCAGAGATACGTTGCTGTCTGCTGATGATGAGCGAAGATTGCGAGATACATAATATGACGCTGTGCTGCAAGTTGTTGACAACAATCATTGAGATGAGGGATGGACGACTCCATCTGAAAAATTGCAGGCTCTTAGATGACTCTGTAGCCGATGGTCAG ggAGACTGCACTGTTGGCATCAAAGCCTTTCATGGCGCAAGGATACTACTTGAAGATTGCGTGCTGGAAAACTTTTACACAGGCATTTATCTAAAACAAGGTGCAAAG ATCGAGATGAagaattgtaaatttaataattgcgGTGTCGCTATTCATATGAATTTCGGGTCAGATGTGAAGCTGCAGAGTTGTACTATATCAAACTGTGCGGAGAGAAGTATTCGCTATGATGCTGGCTCCAGTGACCATGATGAATt ATTTAAAAGACTGAATGTGTCGGACAATTGCAAGATCGGCTCAGGCGATCTATTGAAAGaaatacaaattgtttattaa
- the LOC126967773 gene encoding protein nessun dorma-like isoform X2, with protein sequence MPAAYPFNKSDNEILRDLLLMFSSSQGTAKEQWSILTETLINQVGWDALWKLSKEFCKKFDERYPCVVFVSVTSVNSEELSANVEVLSVPHKDVTLPEYVMDVPLIELWPTLKQKDECVNAEEISEFIHLQRYFFENLWMPWDDQEKEFSLNTIENRMQLHIELNNGTIPNCVAREIIQLRENAINVHEKIQELDPLCDDDDSMSPGETLQDVELNARLETLMSKWTLYENPLIREQYVARAMQKWQNHKTKNNAVALWKGGDVSSFEAVSSFLKTHVSNEFALKFMVSFEDALALEPDEVFVCSDNYEVPEMPLSQISIRGLRQRLHNNGVTLIATDMRSCLLSLSKECQIHDMTLHCNLVTTVVAVRAGSLHLNNCNLLDDSTNSLGHCTQGIVACAGARIVIENCTFENFYLGIVVHQGAQVQLKNCHIKRCGVGIEMYSGSEVTLQNSTILDCSEKSIRYQADDVIGDTNVIEGLHVSNTCKIGNGDLNNEIEIIS encoded by the exons ATGCCTGCTGCTTATCCGTTTAATAAAAGTGACAATGAAATACTCCGGGATCTTCTACTGATGTTTAGTTCAAGTCAAGGGACGGCCAAAGAGCAATGGAGTATACTCACTGAGACACTGATAAATCAAGTAGGATGGGATGCATTATGGAAACTCTCTAAGGAGTTTTGTAAGAAATTTG ATGAGAGATACCCCTGTGTAGTGTTTGTATCTGTAACCTCAGTTAACTCGGAAGAACTTAGTGCGAATGTAGAAGTATTAAGTGTACCACACAAAGATGTGActttgccggaatacgttatgGATGTTCCCTTAATAGAACTGTGGCCTACGCTCAAGCAGAAAGATGAGTGTGTAAATGCAGAGGAAATATCGGAATTTATTCATCTCCAAAG atatttttttgaaaatctctgGATGCCATGGGATGACCAGGAAAAAGAATTTTCTCTGAACACCATAGAAAATCGAATGCAACTACATATAGAACTAAATAATGGCACAATACCAAATTGTGTTGCACGCGAGATAATACAACTAAGAGAGAACGCTATCAATGTACATGAAAAGATTCAGGAGCTTGATCCACTGTGCGACGATGATG ACTCCATGTCGCCCGGTGAGACCTTGCAAGATGTGGAACTTAATGCCCGATTGGAAACGCTGATGTCGAAATGGACACTGTATGAAAACCCTTTGATAAGGGAGCAATATGTAGCGCGGGCGATGCAAAAATGGCAAAATCACAAGACTAAGAATAAT GCTGTAGCTTTATGGAAGGGTGGTGACGTAAGTAGCTTTGAAGCAGTATCCAGTTTCCTGAAGACACACGTCTCAAATGAGTTTGCCCTGAAATTCATGGTCTCGTTTGAAGATGCCCTAGCTCTAGAACCTGATGAGGTGTTTGTGTGTTCTGATAATTATGAAGTGCCGGAGATGCCGCTGTCTCAAATATCTATTCGTGGGCTTAGACAACGGCTCCATAATAAcg GTGTGACTTTGATTGCAACAGATATGCGCTCCTGTCTCCTGAGCTTAAGCAAAGAATGTCAGATTCATGACATGACGCTGCACTGCAATTTAGTCACCACTGTTGTTGCGGTGAGAGCTGGGAGCCTTCATCTCAATAACTGTAATCTGCTAGACGACTCTACAAATAGTTTG GGACATTGTACACAAGGCATCGTAGCATGCGCGGGCGCAAGAATAGTTATTGAAAATTGCACTTTTGAAAACTTTTACTTGGGAATAGTAGTCCATCAAGGTGCACAG GTTCAATTAAAGAATTGTCACATAAAGCGATGCGGAGTTGGCATTGAAATGTATTCCGGATCTGAAGTGACCCTGCAAAACTCTACAATATTAGACTGCTCAGAGAAAAGTATACGATATCAAGCTGATGATGTTATTGGGGACACGAACGT gatCGAAGGACTTCACGTGTCGAACACTTGTAAAATTGGCAATGGAGACCTGAATAACGAAATTGAAATTATCTCGTAG
- the LOC126967773 gene encoding protein nessun dorma-like isoform X1, producing MFSSVQMPAAYPFNKSDNEILRDLLLMFSSSQGTAKEQWSILTETLINQVGWDALWKLSKEFCKKFDERYPCVVFVSVTSVNSEELSANVEVLSVPHKDVTLPEYVMDVPLIELWPTLKQKDECVNAEEISEFIHLQRYFFENLWMPWDDQEKEFSLNTIENRMQLHIELNNGTIPNCVAREIIQLRENAINVHEKIQELDPLCDDDDSMSPGETLQDVELNARLETLMSKWTLYENPLIREQYVARAMQKWQNHKTKNNAVALWKGGDVSSFEAVSSFLKTHVSNEFALKFMVSFEDALALEPDEVFVCSDNYEVPEMPLSQISIRGLRQRLHNNGVTLIATDMRSCLLSLSKECQIHDMTLHCNLVTTVVAVRAGSLHLNNCNLLDDSTNSLGHCTQGIVACAGARIVIENCTFENFYLGIVVHQGAQVQLKNCHIKRCGVGIEMYSGSEVTLQNSTILDCSEKSIRYQADDVIGDTNVIEGLHVSNTCKIGNGDLNNEIEIIS from the exons ATGTTTTCCAGTGTCCAAATGCCTGCTGCTTATCCGTTTAATAAAAGTGACAATGAAATACTCCGGGATCTTCTACTGATGTTTAGTTCAAGTCAAGGGACGGCCAAAGAGCAATGGAGTATACTCACTGAGACACTGATAAATCAAGTAGGATGGGATGCATTATGGAAACTCTCTAAGGAGTTTTGTAAGAAATTTG ATGAGAGATACCCCTGTGTAGTGTTTGTATCTGTAACCTCAGTTAACTCGGAAGAACTTAGTGCGAATGTAGAAGTATTAAGTGTACCACACAAAGATGTGActttgccggaatacgttatgGATGTTCCCTTAATAGAACTGTGGCCTACGCTCAAGCAGAAAGATGAGTGTGTAAATGCAGAGGAAATATCGGAATTTATTCATCTCCAAAG atatttttttgaaaatctctgGATGCCATGGGATGACCAGGAAAAAGAATTTTCTCTGAACACCATAGAAAATCGAATGCAACTACATATAGAACTAAATAATGGCACAATACCAAATTGTGTTGCACGCGAGATAATACAACTAAGAGAGAACGCTATCAATGTACATGAAAAGATTCAGGAGCTTGATCCACTGTGCGACGATGATG ACTCCATGTCGCCCGGTGAGACCTTGCAAGATGTGGAACTTAATGCCCGATTGGAAACGCTGATGTCGAAATGGACACTGTATGAAAACCCTTTGATAAGGGAGCAATATGTAGCGCGGGCGATGCAAAAATGGCAAAATCACAAGACTAAGAATAAT GCTGTAGCTTTATGGAAGGGTGGTGACGTAAGTAGCTTTGAAGCAGTATCCAGTTTCCTGAAGACACACGTCTCAAATGAGTTTGCCCTGAAATTCATGGTCTCGTTTGAAGATGCCCTAGCTCTAGAACCTGATGAGGTGTTTGTGTGTTCTGATAATTATGAAGTGCCGGAGATGCCGCTGTCTCAAATATCTATTCGTGGGCTTAGACAACGGCTCCATAATAAcg GTGTGACTTTGATTGCAACAGATATGCGCTCCTGTCTCCTGAGCTTAAGCAAAGAATGTCAGATTCATGACATGACGCTGCACTGCAATTTAGTCACCACTGTTGTTGCGGTGAGAGCTGGGAGCCTTCATCTCAATAACTGTAATCTGCTAGACGACTCTACAAATAGTTTG GGACATTGTACACAAGGCATCGTAGCATGCGCGGGCGCAAGAATAGTTATTGAAAATTGCACTTTTGAAAACTTTTACTTGGGAATAGTAGTCCATCAAGGTGCACAG GTTCAATTAAAGAATTGTCACATAAAGCGATGCGGAGTTGGCATTGAAATGTATTCCGGATCTGAAGTGACCCTGCAAAACTCTACAATATTAGACTGCTCAGAGAAAAGTATACGATATCAAGCTGATGATGTTATTGGGGACACGAACGT gatCGAAGGACTTCACGTGTCGAACACTTGTAAAATTGGCAATGGAGACCTGAATAACGAAATTGAAATTATCTCGTAG